Proteins encoded together in one Anguilla anguilla isolate fAngAng1 chromosome 9, fAngAng1.pri, whole genome shotgun sequence window:
- the LOC118236356 gene encoding POU domain, class 4, transcription factor 3-like: MMTMNSKQHFPMHPALHEHKYPGLHSSSEAMRRVCLPAPQLQGNIFGGFDESLLARAEALAAVDIVSHGKSHHFKPDVTYHTMSSVPCTSTSSTVPISHPSTLTSHHLHQGLEGDLLDHISSSLSVSGMGAPDPPVMTTQTHQHHLQTMGHLHQAVSMGHPHSLSAPNGMACINSVESDPRELEAFAERFKQRRIKLGVTQADVGSALANLKIPGVGSLSQSTICRFESLTLSHNNMIALKPVLQAWLEEAEAEFREKNNKPDFFNGNERKRKRTSIAAPEKRSLEAYFAIQPRPSSEKIAAIAEKLDLKKNVVRVWFCNQRQKQKRMKYSAVH; the protein is encoded by the exons ATGATGACCATGAACAGCAAGCAGCATTTCCCCATGCACCCCGCGCTACACGAGCACAAATACCCGGGGCTGCACTCCAGCTCGGAGGCGATGCGCAGAGTCTGCCTGCCGGCCCCACAG CTCCAGGGCAATATATTCGGAGGCTTTGATGAGAGTCTGCTGGCCCGCGCTGAAGCTTTGGCGGCTGTTGACATTGTCTCTCACGGAAAGAGCCATCATTTTAAGCCCGACGTGACCTACCATACCATGAGCAGTGTCCCCTGCACCTCTACCTCCTCCACAGTGCCCATATCTCACCCTTCAACTTTGACCTCCCATCACCTCCATCAAGGCTTGGAAGGAGATCTCCTGGACCACATCTCCTCAAGTCTGTCGGTGAGCGGGATGGGAGCCCCGGATCCACCCGTGATGACAACTCAAACCCACCAGCATCACCTTCAGACCATGGGTCACCTTCACCAAGCCGTGAGCATGGGTCATCCGCACTCTCTGTCCGCGCCCAACGGGATGGCTTGCATCAACAGCGTAGAATCAGACCCACGAGAGCTGGAAGCGTTTGCCGAACGGTTTAAACAAAGGCGAATCAAGCTTGGCGTCACGCAGGCAGACGTTGGCTCTGCTCTCGCCAACCTGAAGATACCCGGCGTGGGTTCGCTTAGTCAGAGCACCATCTGCAGGTTCGAGTCCCTTACGCTGTCGCACAATAACATGATTGCTCTCAAACCCGTCCTTCAAGCTTGGCTGGAGGAAGCCGAGGCGGAATTTCGAGAGAAAAACAACAAGCCGGACTTTTTCAATGGCAACGAAAGGAAGCGAAAACGTACTTCAATCGCTGCGCCAGAAAAGCGCTCTTTGGAGGCGTATTTTGCAATCCAGCCGCGTCCTTCCTCGGAAAAAATCGCCGCCATCGCTGAGAAGCTGGATCTGAAAAAGAACGTGGTTCGCGTTTGGTTTTGTAaccaaagacagaaacaaaaacggATGAAATACTCAGCAGTGCACTAG
- the LOC118236387 gene encoding uncharacterized protein LOC118236387, with translation MDRYQVRPACLQDISLMDRYQVRPVCLQDIFLMDRYQVRPACLQDISLMDRYQVRPVCLQDISLMDRYQVRPVCLWDISLMDRYQVRPACLQDISLMDRYQVRPACLQDISLMDRYQVRPVCLWDISLMDRYQVRPACLQDISLMDRYQVRPACLQDISLMDRYQVRPACLQDISLMDRYQVRPVCLQDISLIDRYQVRPVCRTSP, from the exons ATGGACAGGTACCAGGTAAGACCTGCCTGTCTGCAGGACATCTCCCTGATGGACAG GTACCAGGTaagacctgtctgtctgcaggacaTCTTCCTGATGGACAGGTACCAGGTAAGACCTGCCTGTCTGCAGGACATCTCCCTGATGGACAGGTACCAGGTaagacctgtctgtctgcaggacaTCTCCCTGATGGACAGGTACCAGGTaagacctgtctgtctgtgggacaTCTCCCTGATGGACAGGTACCAGGTAAGACCTGCCTGTCTGCAGGACATCTCCCTGATGGACAGGTACCAGGTAAGACCTGCCTGTCTGCAGGACATCTCCCTGATGGACAGGTACCAGGTaagacctgtctgtctgtgggacaTCTCCCTGATGGACAGGTACCAGGTAAGACCTGCCTGTCTGCAGGACATCTCCCTGATGGACAGGTACCAGGTAAGACCTGCCTGTCTGCAGGACATCTCCCTGATGGACAGGTACCAGGTAAGACCTGCCTGTCTGCAGGACATCTCCCTGATGGACAGGTACCAGGTaagacctgtctgtctgcaggacaTCTCCCTGATTGACAGGTACCAGGTAAGACCTGTCTGCAGGACATCTCCCTGA